One genomic region from Granulimonas faecalis encodes:
- the rsfS gene encoding ribosome silencing factor, with amino-acid sequence MSTPQEIARTAAEAADSKKAQDVAVIDVTGKSDVCDCIVVATVANNPQAHAVMDAVEEAVRTGCGVKPLSVEGRDGMSWVLIDYGPVVVHVFKPEQRAFYRIENLWADAPRIEI; translated from the coding sequence ATGAGCACGCCCCAAGAGATCGCCCGCACGGCCGCCGAGGCCGCCGACTCCAAGAAGGCCCAGGACGTCGCCGTCATCGACGTCACCGGCAAGAGCGACGTGTGCGACTGCATCGTCGTCGCCACCGTCGCCAACAACCCCCAGGCCCACGCCGTCATGGACGCCGTGGAGGAGGCTGTTCGCACCGGGTGCGGCGTCAAGCCGCTCTCCGTGGAGGGCAGGGACGGCATGTCCTGGGTCCTCATCGACTACGGCCCCGTGGTGGTGCACGTCTTCAAGCCCGAGCAGCGCGCCTTCTACCGGATCGAGAACCTCTGGGCCGACGCCCCGCGCATCGAGATCTGA
- the trmD gene encoding tRNA (guanosine(37)-N1)-methyltransferase TrmD: MIVDAVSVVPEVFGPYMDASILGRARRAGVFEFRAHDLRRWTHDRHRTVDDAPFGGGPGMLMKPAPVFECVRELAGEGAAPRTVFFSPAGRTFTEDVARELAAEERLLFVCGRYEGMDERCYTLADDVLSLGDYVLTGGELACMAVTDAVVRLLPGALGDERSAQEESFSDGLLEYAQYTRPASFEGMDVPGVLLSGDHARVDAWRRRDALVRTARRRPDLLASAPITDEERAFLVESGLLSG; encoded by the coding sequence ATGATCGTGGATGCCGTCTCGGTGGTCCCCGAGGTGTTCGGCCCCTACATGGACGCCTCGATCCTGGGCCGCGCCCGGCGCGCCGGGGTCTTCGAGTTCCGGGCCCACGACCTGCGCCGTTGGACCCACGACCGCCACCGCACCGTGGACGACGCGCCCTTCGGCGGGGGGCCGGGCATGCTCATGAAGCCCGCGCCCGTCTTCGAGTGCGTCCGCGAGCTGGCGGGGGAGGGGGCGGCGCCCCGCACGGTGTTCTTCTCGCCCGCCGGCCGCACCTTCACCGAGGACGTGGCCCGCGAGCTCGCGGCCGAGGAGCGCCTGCTCTTCGTCTGCGGCCGCTACGAGGGCATGGACGAGCGCTGCTACACCCTGGCCGACGACGTGCTCTCTTTGGGCGACTACGTCCTCACGGGCGGGGAGCTCGCCTGCATGGCCGTCACCGACGCCGTGGTGAGGCTGCTCCCCGGCGCCCTCGGCGACGAGCGGTCGGCTCAGGAGGAGTCGTTCTCGGACGGGCTCCTCGAGTACGCCCAGTACACCCGGCCCGCGTCGTTCGAGGGCATGGACGTGCCGGGGGTGCTCCTCTCGGGCGACCACGCCCGGGTGGACGCCTGGCGCAGGCGCGACGCCCTCGTGCGCACCGCCCGCCGACGCCCCGACCTCCTCGCCTCCGCGCCCATCACCGACGAGGAGCGCGCCTTCCTCGTGGAGTCGGGGCTCCTGTCCGGGTAA
- the rpsP gene encoding 30S ribosomal protein S16, with translation MAVKIRLARHGAKKRPFYRVVVADERMPRDGRFIEQVGIYNPLTHPHVIEIDLDKVDAWIAKGAKPSDKVASLIEIVREGDKPAPEKKVKKSKKQIEKDRVAAEEAAAAAAEDAE, from the coding sequence TTGGCAGTCAAGATCCGTCTGGCCCGTCACGGTGCCAAGAAGCGCCCGTTCTACCGCGTCGTCGTCGCCGACGAGCGCATGCCCCGCGACGGCCGCTTCATCGAGCAGGTCGGCATCTACAACCCGCTCACCCATCCCCATGTGATCGAGATCGACCTCGACAAGGTCGACGCGTGGATCGCCAAGGGCGCCAAGCCGAGCGACAAGGTCGCCTCCCTCATCGAGATCGTGCGCGAGGGTGACAAGCCCGCGCCCGAGAAGAAGGTCAAGAAGTCCAAGAAGCAGATCGAGAAGGACCGCGTAGCCGCCGAGGAGGCCGCCGCTGCCGCTGCCGAGGACGCCGAGTAG
- a CDS encoding response regulator transcription factor, producing MNILVVEDEKNLNDAMCHVLTEDGCHAKAAYDGKAGYELAKTGEYDVVVLDVMLPEMDGFEVVHQLRRDGVATPVIIVTAKTSTTDKIEGLDCGADDYMTKPIDTDELLARIRALSRRKGEVPIDEMKFGDLALDLHTHDLRCNGRDVHLSQKEFEVMRMLMSSTGRVVSKHDLLASIWGTEGDTSENSAEAYISFLRKKLSHLHSEVQITTLRMLGYRLEELG from the coding sequence ATGAACATCCTGGTTGTCGAAGACGAGAAGAACCTCAACGACGCCATGTGCCACGTCCTGACGGAGGACGGCTGCCACGCGAAGGCCGCATACGACGGCAAGGCCGGCTACGAGCTCGCGAAGACCGGCGAGTACGACGTCGTGGTCCTCGACGTCATGCTCCCCGAGATGGACGGCTTCGAGGTCGTGCACCAGCTGCGTCGCGACGGCGTGGCCACCCCCGTCATCATCGTGACCGCCAAGACCTCCACCACCGACAAGATCGAGGGACTCGACTGCGGCGCGGACGACTACATGACCAAGCCCATCGACACCGACGAGCTGCTCGCCCGCATCCGCGCCCTCTCCCGCCGCAAGGGCGAGGTGCCCATCGACGAGATGAAGTTCGGCGACCTGGCCCTCGACCTCCACACCCACGACCTGCGCTGCAACGGCCGCGACGTGCACCTCTCCCAGAAGGAGTTCGAGGTCATGCGCATGCTCATGAGCTCCACGGGCCGCGTGGTCTCCAAGCACGACCTCCTCGCCTCCATCTGGGGCACCGAGGGCGACACCAGCGAGAACTCCGCCGAGGCCTACATCTCCTTCCTGCGCAAGAAACTTTCCCACCTGCACTCCGAGGTGCAGATCACGACCCTGCGCATGCTCGGCTACCGCCTGGAGGAGCTCGGCTAG
- the glyS gene encoding glycine--tRNA ligase subunit beta has product MTQTKDFLLEIGSEELPSAPLDRAAAQLARLVEAGLDDAGLAHGGVRVVSTPRRLAVLVADVACATEAAHSVMRGPAAAIAFDADGNPTKAAVGFARGKGVDPADLVVRGDGGKDYVFAEVDEPAVPAEQILAPLCERVIAGLDWPRSQRWGSTHERYGRPVRWICALFGDEVLDVSYADVTSGRTTRGHRVLAPGEHVVPEPSAYEAVLEDARVLGHEERAARIREGIAAVESEFGVTVDTPARVFDEVVNLCEWPTVLVGRFDEEFLSVPHEIICESMLSHQRYFPTYDGDGNLTRAFIVVGNGDPACSETVVDGNERVVRARLDDAKFFFEEDLKHPLEDYLPRLETVTFQERLGTMGQKAARMVALAPAVVSEAGGTEEQRDHARRAAHLAKADLVTQAVVEFTSQQGVMGGYYAQAAGEPDEVSSAVAQHYRPRFAGDELPEGLVARAVAVADKLDTICGMFAIDEPPTGSSDPFAQRRSAIGVIHMLEDMPQASLSDLIDASLDAYADQGLSFDHGAVAQRVREFFLGRLATMAKDEGIGPDTVAAVSAASVIDPAEFFQRARALERAQVEDPELFEALAGAYARAANLADADLGCDVDESGLGDAERRLLDACVNGQAAVSAALASGDYEGALAALGALRGPIDGFFDEVMVMDDDPAVRENRLRLLNRFAAVFSGVADFGALGRGR; this is encoded by the coding sequence ATGACCCAGACCAAGGACTTCCTGCTCGAGATCGGCTCCGAGGAGCTGCCGAGCGCGCCCCTCGACCGTGCCGCCGCCCAGCTTGCGAGGCTCGTCGAGGCCGGCCTCGACGACGCCGGGCTCGCCCACGGCGGGGTCCGCGTCGTCTCCACCCCCCGGCGCCTCGCCGTGCTCGTGGCCGACGTCGCCTGCGCCACCGAGGCCGCCCACTCCGTCATGCGCGGCCCGGCGGCCGCCATCGCGTTCGACGCCGACGGCAACCCCACCAAGGCGGCCGTCGGCTTCGCCCGCGGCAAGGGCGTGGACCCCGCCGACCTCGTGGTTCGCGGGGACGGCGGCAAGGACTACGTCTTCGCCGAGGTGGACGAGCCCGCCGTGCCCGCCGAGCAGATCCTCGCGCCCCTCTGCGAGCGCGTCATCGCCGGTCTCGACTGGCCCCGCAGCCAGCGCTGGGGCTCAACCCACGAGCGCTACGGCCGGCCCGTGCGCTGGATCTGCGCCCTCTTCGGCGACGAGGTGCTCGACGTCTCCTACGCCGACGTCACCTCCGGCCGCACCACCCGCGGCCACCGCGTGCTGGCCCCCGGTGAGCACGTCGTGCCCGAGCCCTCCGCCTACGAGGCCGTGCTCGAGGACGCCCGCGTCCTCGGCCACGAGGAGCGCGCCGCCCGCATCCGCGAGGGCATCGCCGCCGTGGAGTCCGAGTTCGGCGTCACCGTGGACACCCCGGCCCGCGTCTTCGACGAGGTGGTCAACCTCTGCGAGTGGCCCACGGTCCTGGTGGGCCGCTTCGACGAGGAGTTCCTCTCGGTCCCCCACGAGATCATCTGCGAGTCCATGCTGTCCCACCAGCGCTACTTCCCCACGTACGACGGCGACGGCAACCTCACCCGGGCCTTCATCGTCGTGGGCAACGGCGACCCGGCCTGCTCCGAGACCGTGGTGGACGGCAACGAGCGCGTGGTGCGCGCCCGCCTCGACGACGCCAAGTTTTTCTTCGAGGAGGACCTCAAACACCCCCTCGAGGACTACCTGCCCAGGCTCGAGACCGTGACCTTCCAGGAGCGCCTCGGCACCATGGGCCAGAAGGCCGCCCGCATGGTGGCCCTCGCCCCCGCGGTGGTCTCCGAGGCCGGCGGCACCGAGGAGCAGCGGGACCACGCCCGCCGCGCCGCGCACCTCGCCAAGGCCGACCTCGTCACCCAGGCCGTCGTGGAGTTCACGAGCCAGCAGGGCGTCATGGGCGGCTACTACGCCCAGGCGGCCGGTGAGCCCGACGAGGTCTCCAGCGCCGTGGCCCAGCACTACCGCCCGCGCTTCGCCGGCGACGAGCTCCCTGAGGGCCTCGTCGCGCGGGCCGTCGCCGTGGCCGACAAGCTCGACACCATCTGCGGCATGTTCGCCATCGACGAGCCGCCCACGGGATCCTCGGACCCCTTCGCCCAGCGCCGCAGCGCCATCGGCGTCATCCACATGCTCGAGGACATGCCCCAGGCGAGCCTCTCCGACCTCATCGATGCCTCCCTCGACGCCTATGCGGACCAGGGACTCTCCTTCGACCACGGCGCCGTCGCCCAGAGGGTGAGGGAGTTCTTCCTCGGGCGCCTGGCCACCATGGCCAAGGACGAGGGCATCGGCCCCGACACCGTGGCCGCGGTCTCCGCCGCCTCGGTGATCGACCCGGCCGAGTTCTTCCAGCGCGCCCGGGCCCTGGAGCGGGCCCAGGTGGAGGACCCCGAGCTGTTCGAGGCCCTCGCGGGGGCCTACGCCCGCGCCGCCAACCTCGCCGACGCCGACCTCGGCTGCGACGTGGACGAGAGCGGCCTCGGCGACGCGGAGAGGCGCCTCCTGGACGCCTGTGTGAACGGCCAGGCCGCCGTGTCCGCCGCCCTGGCCTCCGGCGACTACGAGGGCGCCCTGGCCGCCCTCGGCGCCCTCAGGGGCCCCATCGACGGCTTCTTCGACGAGGTCATGGTCATGGACGACGACCCGGCCGTGAGGGAGAACCGCCTGCGGCTCCTCAACCGCTTCGCCGCCGTATTCTCCGGTGTGGCCGACTTCGGCGCCTTGGGAAGGGGTCGTTAG
- a CDS encoding sensor histidine kinase: MLERLQRNFMVLTMTLLALVLFGAFAVSYTTTQQQLGQFVMASLDRVLDTTTPMRPYIGVLAASGDGDRHGYGQMAVYWIDIDRETGRIVGNDTAAIIGPKAVSAALSASDASDGETGYLPDFDIVWKRGATPSGERIAVANTTGIGQALSNQLYVNIAVGVAGLSVIALVMWHISRWIVRPVRLSWEAQRQFTADASHELKTPLAVILANTHILKGDLDRIPEDDRRWVESTDMEAERMKELVTSLLELSRADEDRFNRGSVYHMEDCDLSELVSGMTMQFDVVAFESGHMISEDIQGGVHVKADPGFIEKVVKILLDNAVKYSTRGDTVDVSLKVNAKRRQAVFSVRNYGDTLSPADIEHIFDRFYRTDRARSRATGGFGLGLPIAKAIVDGHDGSISCTSTDEDGTTFSFSLPMA; this comes from the coding sequence ATGCTCGAGAGGCTCCAACGCAACTTCATGGTGCTCACCATGACCCTGCTCGCCCTGGTCCTCTTCGGCGCCTTCGCCGTCTCCTACACCACCACCCAGCAGCAGCTCGGCCAGTTCGTGATGGCGTCGCTCGACCGCGTCCTCGACACCACCACCCCCATGCGCCCCTACATCGGCGTGCTCGCGGCCTCGGGCGACGGCGACCGCCACGGCTACGGCCAGATGGCCGTCTACTGGATCGACATCGACAGGGAGACCGGCCGCATCGTCGGCAACGACACGGCGGCCATCATCGGCCCCAAGGCCGTCTCGGCCGCCCTGTCGGCGAGCGACGCCTCCGACGGGGAGACGGGCTACCTCCCCGACTTCGACATCGTGTGGAAGCGCGGCGCCACCCCCTCCGGCGAGCGCATCGCCGTCGCCAACACCACCGGCATCGGCCAGGCACTCTCCAACCAGCTCTACGTGAACATCGCCGTGGGCGTGGCGGGCCTCTCGGTCATCGCGCTCGTCATGTGGCACATCTCCCGTTGGATCGTGCGGCCCGTACGCCTCTCCTGGGAGGCCCAGCGCCAGTTCACGGCCGACGCCTCCCACGAGCTCAAGACCCCGCTGGCCGTCATCCTCGCCAACACCCACATCCTCAAGGGCGACCTCGACCGCATCCCTGAGGACGACCGCCGCTGGGTGGAGTCCACCGATATGGAGGCCGAGCGCATGAAGGAGCTCGTCACGAGCCTCCTCGAGCTCTCCCGCGCCGACGAGGACCGCTTCAACAGAGGGTCGGTCTACCACATGGAGGACTGCGACCTCTCCGAGCTCGTGAGCGGCATGACCATGCAGTTCGACGTCGTGGCCTTCGAGAGCGGCCACATGATCTCGGAGGACATCCAGGGCGGCGTCCACGTGAAGGCGGACCCGGGCTTCATCGAGAAGGTCGTGAAGATCCTGCTCGACAACGCCGTGAAGTACTCCACGCGCGGCGACACCGTGGACGTGTCCCTCAAGGTGAACGCCAAGCGGCGCCAGGCCGTCTTCTCAGTGCGCAACTACGGCGACACCCTCTCCCCCGCCGACATCGAGCACATCTTCGACCGCTTCTACCGCACCGACAGGGCGCGCAGCCGCGCCACCGGCGGGTTCGGCCTCGGCCTGCCCATCGCCAAGGCCATCGTCGACGGCCACGACGGCTCCATCTCGTGCACGAGCACGGACGAGGACGGCACCACGTTCTCGTTCTCGCTGCCCATGGCGTGA
- a CDS encoding glycine--tRNA ligase subunit alpha produces the protein MHKDALTFQAMILALEHYWAGCGCTVMQPYDSEVGAGTFHTATLLRSLGPAPWACCYPQPCRRPADGRYGENPNRMQHYYQFQVLIKPSPANAQELYLGSLEAIGLDPAKHDVRFVEDDWESPTLGAWGLGWEVWLNGMEVTQFTYFQQVGGIECDPVPVEITYGLERIAMYAQGVDSVYDLVWSYLPDGTPMTYGDVFLENEREFSAYNFEVADVPMMRQKFDDYERECRRCLEAGLPLPGYDCVLKCSHAFNLLDSRGALSATERTNYILRVRTLAKAACECYLACVASKEVE, from the coding sequence ATGCACAAGGACGCACTGACGTTCCAGGCCATGATCCTGGCCCTGGAGCACTACTGGGCCGGTTGCGGCTGCACCGTGATGCAGCCCTACGACTCTGAGGTCGGGGCCGGCACCTTCCACACGGCGACGTTGCTCCGCTCCCTCGGCCCCGCCCCCTGGGCCTGCTGCTACCCGCAGCCCTGCCGCCGCCCCGCCGACGGCCGCTACGGCGAGAACCCCAACCGCATGCAGCACTACTACCAGTTCCAGGTGCTCATCAAGCCCAGCCCCGCCAACGCGCAGGAGCTCTACCTCGGCAGCCTCGAGGCCATCGGCCTCGACCCGGCCAAGCATGACGTGCGCTTCGTCGAGGACGACTGGGAGAGCCCCACGCTGGGCGCCTGGGGCCTCGGCTGGGAGGTGTGGCTCAACGGCATGGAGGTCACGCAGTTCACCTACTTCCAGCAGGTGGGCGGCATCGAGTGCGACCCGGTGCCCGTGGAGATCACCTACGGTCTCGAGCGCATCGCCATGTACGCCCAGGGCGTCGACTCCGTGTACGACCTCGTGTGGAGCTACCTGCCCGACGGCACGCCCATGACCTACGGCGACGTCTTCCTCGAGAACGAGCGCGAGTTCTCCGCCTACAACTTCGAGGTCGCCGACGTCCCCATGATGCGCCAGAAGTTCGACGACTACGAGCGCGAGTGCCGCCGCTGCCTCGAGGCCGGGCTGCCGCTCCCGGGCTACGACTGCGTGCTCAAGTGCAGCCACGCCTTCAACCTGCTCGACAGCCGCGGCGCCCTGTCCGCCACCGAGCGCACCAACTACATCCTGCGCGTCCGCACCCTCGCCAAGGCGGCGTGCGAGTGCTACCTCGCCTGCGTGGCCTCCAAGGAGGTTGAGTAA
- the nadD gene encoding nicotinate-nucleotide adenylyltransferase produces the protein MSAWEGLPRLGDDPARTYRLGVMGGTFDPIHNGHLVAAEQVAGDLDLDVVLFMPAGSPAFKQDRPVSAAEDRFAMTLLATADNPVFEASRLEVERPGVTYTADTLEELRAAYPDNVELFFVTGADAIIDIVHWHDAARIASLATLVGVTRPGYDLERARRAIEASGLGFQVFYLEVPALAISSSYLRRRRAAGQSLRYLTPDSVVGYIEKRGLYGWEAVTGESVGGQGRES, from the coding sequence GTGAGCGCCTGGGAGGGGCTCCCGCGCCTCGGCGACGACCCGGCCCGCACCTACCGGCTCGGCGTGATGGGCGGCACGTTCGACCCCATCCACAACGGGCACCTCGTGGCCGCCGAGCAGGTGGCCGGCGACCTCGACCTCGACGTGGTGCTCTTCATGCCCGCCGGCAGCCCCGCCTTCAAGCAGGACCGGCCCGTGTCGGCTGCGGAGGACCGGTTCGCCATGACGCTGCTCGCCACGGCCGACAACCCCGTCTTCGAGGCCTCGCGCCTCGAGGTGGAGCGGCCCGGCGTCACCTACACCGCCGACACCCTCGAGGAGCTCCGCGCCGCCTACCCGGACAACGTCGAGCTCTTCTTCGTCACCGGCGCCGACGCCATCATCGACATCGTGCACTGGCACGACGCCGCCCGCATCGCGTCCCTCGCCACGCTCGTGGGCGTCACGCGCCCTGGGTACGACCTCGAGCGGGCGCGCCGCGCCATCGAGGCCTCGGGCCTCGGCTTCCAGGTGTTCTACCTCGAGGTTCCCGCCCTCGCCATCAGCTCCTCCTACCTGCGCCGCCGCCGGGCGGCCGGGCAGTCGCTGCGCTACCTCACGCCCGACTCCGTGGTCGGCTACATCGAGAAGCGCGGCCTCTACGGCTGGGAGGCCGTGACGGGGGAGTCCGTCGGCGGCCAGGGGAGGGAGTCGTGA
- a CDS encoding ribosome maturation factor RimM produces MASRYRIVCSVAKARGAKGEIVCAPVDGLPFLLRPGITVHVVPPTLHGARVTEVESVRDGGSGQAVRLAGVDSLGASEELCGRYLLVDEADLPEDLLVHDPAAIVGIEVADAARGPLGTVSAVMRGPANDVWEVRGPYGELLVPVVDGFIVSVSPDRVVMELPRGIVPEGGEGVPR; encoded by the coding sequence ATGGCCTCCCGGTATCGCATCGTCTGCTCCGTCGCCAAGGCGCGCGGGGCCAAGGGGGAGATCGTCTGCGCACCCGTGGACGGTCTTCCCTTTCTTCTGAGGCCCGGCATCACGGTCCACGTCGTGCCGCCCACCCTGCACGGCGCCCGCGTCACCGAGGTCGAGTCGGTCCGCGACGGCGGGTCGGGCCAGGCCGTGCGTCTCGCCGGCGTGGACTCGCTCGGCGCGTCCGAGGAGCTCTGTGGCCGCTACCTGCTCGTGGACGAGGCCGACCTCCCAGAAGACCTCCTCGTCCACGACCCCGCCGCCATCGTGGGCATCGAGGTCGCAGACGCCGCCCGCGGCCCGCTCGGGACCGTCTCCGCGGTAATGCGCGGCCCCGCCAACGACGTCTGGGAGGTCCGCGGCCCCTACGGCGAGCTCCTCGTCCCCGTGGTGGACGGCTTCATCGTCTCGGTGTCGCCCGACCGCGTGGTCATGGAGCTGCCCCGCGGCATCGTGCCCGAGGGAGGGGAGGGGGTGCCGCGATGA
- the lepB gene encoding signal peptidase I — MAGTGSAGRKGPSRLRDVVEWVAVVAVAVAVAVFVRAYVAEPFEIPTESMVDTIQVGDRVLGEKVSYLGSGPAAGDVVTFHDPEQPSTTLIKRVIATPGQTVDIRDGAVYVDGERLDEPYTGGKPTEPIEGRHAAFLDGDVSYPLTLGEDEYWVMGDNRTNSLDSRYFGPIRRDSVTSKAWFIFWPLNDVALLG, encoded by the coding sequence ATGGCAGGTACCGGTTCCGCTGGGAGAAAGGGCCCGTCCCGCCTCCGGGACGTCGTCGAGTGGGTGGCCGTGGTCGCCGTGGCGGTGGCCGTGGCCGTCTTCGTGCGGGCCTACGTCGCCGAGCCCTTCGAGATCCCCACGGAGTCCATGGTCGACACCATCCAGGTGGGCGACCGCGTGCTGGGGGAGAAGGTCAGCTACCTCGGCTCCGGGCCCGCCGCCGGCGACGTCGTCACCTTCCACGACCCCGAGCAGCCCTCCACGACGCTCATCAAGCGCGTCATCGCCACCCCCGGCCAGACCGTCGACATCCGCGACGGTGCCGTCTACGTCGACGGCGAGCGGCTCGACGAGCCCTACACCGGGGGGAAGCCCACCGAGCCCATCGAGGGGCGCCACGCCGCCTTCCTCGACGGCGACGTCTCCTACCCGCTCACCTTAGGGGAGGACGAGTACTGGGTCATGGGCGACAACCGCACCAACTCCCTCGACTCCCGCTACTTCGGGCCCATCCGCCGCGACTCGGTGACCTCCAAGGCCTGGTTCATCTTCTGGCCCCTCAACGACGTGGCGCTCCTGGGCTAG
- the yqeK gene encoding bis(5'-nucleosyl)-tetraphosphatase (symmetrical) YqeK, translating into MSAAPDTSRFEALLEAPSTLSGAQARTVEGLEADLSDRLAHRPGRLAHSLSVGRTAEALATAYGVDTFDARVAGILHDWEKARPDAELVGPAEEAGIDLGVPLDLVRPLIHGLLASRTLPGRYPWLSPGVLRAVARHTTGARDMAPLDEVLFVADGIEPLRGSKGPLDAQRAMVGEATLDDLYRTCFCDGVAYVVQTRRYLYPGTIDIYNELVTGKDATHR; encoded by the coding sequence GTGAGCGCCGCGCCCGACACCTCGCGCTTCGAGGCCCTGCTCGAGGCGCCCTCGACCCTGTCCGGCGCCCAAGCCCGCACCGTGGAGGGGCTGGAGGCCGACCTCTCCGACCGTCTCGCCCACCGCCCGGGGCGGCTCGCCCACTCGCTGTCCGTGGGCCGCACGGCCGAGGCCCTCGCCACCGCCTACGGCGTCGACACCTTCGACGCCCGGGTGGCCGGCATCCTGCACGACTGGGAGAAGGCGCGCCCCGACGCCGAGCTGGTGGGCCCGGCCGAGGAGGCGGGCATCGACCTCGGCGTGCCCCTGGACCTCGTGCGCCCCCTCATCCACGGCCTGCTTGCCTCCAGGACGCTGCCGGGGCGCTACCCGTGGTTGTCACCGGGGGTGCTCCGCGCCGTGGCGCGCCACACCACGGGGGCCCGGGACATGGCGCCGCTCGACGAGGTGCTCTTCGTTGCCGACGGCATCGAGCCCCTGCGCGGCTCCAAGGGGCCGCTCGACGCCCAGCGCGCCATGGTGGGCGAGGCGACTCTCGACGACCTCTACCGCACCTGCTTCTGCGACGGGGTGGCCTACGTGGTCCAGACCCGCCGCTACCTCTATCCCGGTACCATCGACATCTACAACGAACTCGTCACAGGAAAGGACGCGACCCACCGATGA
- the dinB gene encoding DNA polymerase IV, translated as MGPDAGRPHELEAIPWKGPAVGLLDLDAFFASVEQLDHPEWRGRPVIVGGSAGRRGVVSTASYEARAYGVHSAMPSAQAQRLCPQAIWTRGRFDRYREMSRRVMDILLAETPLVEQVSIDEAFFDVTPGRFSREHPVAVCRRVRDAVAALGVTCSIGLSTSKTVAKIASDKEKPRGLTVVPPGTEALFLRDLPVRDMSGVGPATERTLLSHGIRTLGELAAGDPAEMARLLGVAGPALVERAAGREHSPVRAADDAEEPKSVSNERTFARDLTQAADVEAAVLSVAAKVGTRLRSKGLAGSEVTLKLRFDFEHGRTAQRRLAAPTDDESVFGRAALDLLHEVWRPGVAVRLVGVGVSRFGEAAAPEQPTLFPDAMLGGDGDGRDGGSPAPKGRRELSVALDELRERFGAGAVSYGRDLRLKDETSDTVPMNK; from the coding sequence ATGGGACCCGACGCCGGCCGCCCCCACGAGCTCGAGGCGATCCCCTGGAAGGGGCCCGCCGTGGGCCTACTGGACCTCGACGCCTTCTTCGCCTCCGTGGAGCAGCTCGACCACCCCGAGTGGCGCGGCAGGCCCGTCATCGTGGGCGGCAGTGCCGGTAGGCGCGGCGTGGTGTCGACGGCGAGCTACGAGGCGCGCGCCTACGGCGTTCACTCGGCCATGCCGAGTGCCCAGGCGCAGCGGCTGTGCCCCCAGGCGATCTGGACCCGCGGGAGGTTCGACCGCTACCGCGAGATGAGCCGCAGGGTGATGGACATCCTGCTGGCCGAGACGCCCCTCGTGGAGCAGGTGTCCATCGACGAGGCTTTCTTCGACGTGACGCCGGGCCGCTTCTCGCGCGAGCACCCCGTGGCCGTCTGCCGCCGGGTGCGGGACGCCGTGGCGGCGCTGGGGGTGACGTGCTCCATCGGGCTCTCCACGTCCAAGACCGTGGCCAAGATCGCGTCGGACAAGGAGAAGCCCCGCGGCCTCACGGTGGTGCCGCCCGGGACCGAGGCGCTCTTCCTCCGGGACCTCCCCGTGCGCGACATGAGCGGCGTGGGCCCCGCGACCGAACGGACCCTCCTGTCCCACGGCATCCGCACGCTGGGCGAGCTCGCCGCCGGCGACCCGGCCGAGATGGCCCGGCTCCTGGGCGTGGCGGGGCCCGCCCTTGTCGAGCGAGCGGCGGGCCGCGAGCACTCCCCCGTCCGCGCGGCCGACGACGCCGAGGAGCCCAAGTCGGTGAGCAACGAGCGGACGTTCGCCCGCGACCTCACGCAGGCGGCCGACGTGGAGGCGGCCGTGCTCTCGGTGGCGGCCAAGGTGGGCACCCGCCTGCGCTCCAAGGGGCTCGCGGGGTCGGAGGTGACCCTCAAGCTGAGGTTCGACTTCGAGCACGGCCGCACGGCCCAGCGCCGGCTGGCGGCTCCCACCGACGACGAGTCGGTCTTCGGCCGCGCCGCGCTCGACCTCCTCCACGAGGTGTGGCGCCCCGGCGTGGCCGTACGGCTCGTGGGTGTGGGCGTCTCGCGCTTCGGCGAGGCCGCCGCCCCCGAGCAGCCCACGCTCTTCCCCGACGCCATGCTGGGCGGCGACGGGGACGGGCGCGACGGAGGCTCCCCCGCGCCCAAGGGGCGCAGGGAGCTCAGCGTGGCCCTCGACGAGCTGCGGGAGCGGTTCGGCGCCGGCGCGGTCTCCTACGGGCGCGACCTCCGCCTCAAGGACGAGACGAGCGACACGGTGCCCATGAACAAGTGA
- a CDS encoding KH domain-containing protein → MADTESQDVRLPDEMPSDRVADLVELVVCGLVDDIDAVSLDVTDAMEGTLIEVTCAPDDAGKVIGRRGRTIKAIRTLARALGARVGTAVDVEVLG, encoded by the coding sequence ATGGCCGACACCGAGAGCCAGGACGTCCGGCTGCCCGACGAGATGCCGTCCGACCGCGTCGCCGACCTCGTCGAGCTCGTGGTCTGCGGCCTCGTGGACGACATCGACGCCGTGTCCCTCGATGTGACCGACGCCATGGAGGGCACCCTCATCGAGGTCACCTGCGCCCCCGACGACGCCGGCAAGGTCATCGGCCGCCGCGGCCGCACCATCAAGGCCATCCGCACCCTCGCCCGCGCCCTCGGCGCCCGCGTGGGCACTGCGGTCGACGTCGAGGTGCTGGGCTAG